A genomic stretch from Pochonia chlamydosporia 170 chromosome 4, whole genome shotgun sequence includes:
- a CDS encoding DDHD domain-containing protein (similar to Aspergillus clavatus NRRL 1 XP_001267686.1) yields the protein MPPGTGDKKPEKSYLSSAVDVINPWSTSRTATPTPDNKDGGSASVPDGTATPKGAAPGDHTITPFYGQSFRTYPKDCPPLNVQWFHAVDVPKRKPKLIKGPKKEDKDPKPAVRPKKFSAFSVSDSRRTEARYQKLLEAVEGEHDSLGDSHSRPSKRSKSSKAATLDDAHRGHTRVAVNEDYLFDIDIEERELAPVYWLGPIYEVRRGTWFFQEGSGLRPCEENLAAQLEEGYLKTKPWLFPGRARSKSEVKDTSVTAKPDRPSTADQKATTPSAESQKTAATATQPLQPQLPTYRLFGAYMNNVATYEDEKTAWMTTDGMLSWVAASVYERFAGGGYMSGVKLIRGYSEPKKAKEKEEVKPAADAPDIPGLDERQQKLLKRRSAPPTTRDSLEDLGYSQVVKKETEQRESKLQRQLSSFLESERRTTEETEEQIRKREEQEIQDDYNAQDGEAQGRDIEHLVLVTHGIGQRLGLRMESINFVHDVNILRKTIKSVYSNSADLKALNSELGAGPGNCRVQVLPVCWRHLIEFPRQRQRKGESDIGDATGEEDDYPSLEDITVEGVAFARSLISDLALDVLLYQSSYREEISRVVVAETNRILKLFQERNPEFRGKVHLMGHSLGSAIFFDVLCRQRERHPDESRHPLRFWPSHNRPEIRPKDEELEFNFEASDFFCLGSPVGLFQMLKGRTIAARHSPHGLPSESPLNPEDTNDPFLTAPAGTGMDGISPVSGLPMTVSSPKAEQLFNIFHPSDPISYRMEPLISPAMASLKPQALPYTKKGIFGNVAPQGLTGIGAKVGQSVSDLWSSLSAGIASNILNRSLGITNEEVARLAAEEHRGDKKGEADVTASQEAAQLSDERKRQLAEAAARGRRVSDNGNTVTLIDDELETLYSTFQKRHDSVQHDEEIAHLNDESRKARKLRLEEAKVRALNRNGRVDYSIQESALDFNPINTIASHMSYWADEDVNHFVLSQLLSGKPVDKKGK from the exons ATGCCCCCCGGAACTGGGGATAAGAAGCCTGAGAAGTCGTATCTGAGCTCCGCCGTCGACGTTATCAACCCGTGGTCGACTAGTCGGACGGCAACACCTACGCCTGATAATAAGGACGGAGGGAGTGCATCCGTGCCTGATGGGACTGCTACGCCTAAGGGAGCGGCCCCGGGCGACCATACTATAACGCCGTTTTATGGACAGAGCTTTCGAACGTATCCGAAGGACTGCCCGCCCTTGAATGTGCAATGGTTTcatgctgttgat GTGCCGAAACGGAAACCCAAGCTGATCAAGGGACCTAAGAAGGAGGACAAGGACCCGAAGCCGGCGGTGCGCCCAAAGAAGTTTTCAGCATTCTCGGTGTCTGATTCGAGGAGGACAGAGGCAAGGTACCAGAAACTATTGGAAGCTGTTGAGGGAGAGCATGATTCGCTCGGTGACTCGCATAGCCGACCTTCAAAGCGGTCCAAGTCGAGTAAAGCTGCTACACTAGACGATGCACACCGTGGACATACGCGGGTTGCAGTGAATGAGGACTATCTgtttgatattgatattgagGAGCGGGAGCTTGCCCCGGTCTATTGGTTAGGGCCGATTTATGAAG TGCGTCGTGGGACTTGGTTCTTCCAGGAGGGCTCTGGCCTCAGACCTTGTGAGGAGAACCTTGCAGCTCAATTGGAGGAG GGGTATTTGAAGACAAAGCCGTGGTTGTTTCCAG GGCGAGCACGAAGCAAGTCCGAAGTGAAGGACACATCAGTGACCGCCAAACCAGACCGACCCAGTACTGCAGATCAGAAGGCCACAACTCCCTCAGCAGAATCGCAGAAGACAGCAGCTACCGCAACTcagccattgcagccacAATTGCCGACATATCGCCTATTTGGTGCATATATGAACAATGTCGCCACTTATGAAGACGAAAAGACTGCTTGGATGACTACCGATGGTATGCTCTCGTGGGTAGCCGCTTCGGTGTATGAGCGTTTCGCAGGCGGCGGATACATGAGTGGCGTCAAGTTGATCAGAGGGTATTCGGAGCcaaagaaagcaaaagagaaggaagaagtGAAGCCTGCCGCAGACGCCCCGGATATCCCAGGCTTGGACGAGCGCCAacagaagctgttgaagcgGAGATCAGCTCCACCTACCACCAGAGACTCACTTGAAGACCTAGGGTATAGCCAGGTtgtgaagaaggagactGAACAACGCGAGTCGAAGCTTCAGCGCCAACTGTCATCCTTTCTCGAGAGCGAACGGCGCACTACTGAAGAAACCGAGGAGCAGATTAGGAAACGCGAGGAGCAAGAAATCCAGGACGACTACAATGCCCAAGACGGGGAAGCTCAAGGCCGTGACATTGAGCACCTGGTTCTTGTCACGCATGGCATTGGACAGAGGCTTGGCTTGCG CATGGAAAGTATAAACTTTGTGCATGATGTCAACATCTTGCGCAAGACAATCAAGTCTGTGTACAGCAATTCCGCTGATCTGAAGGCACTAAACTCAGAGCTCGGAGCTGGGCCTGGTAATTGTAGAGTGCAAGTTCTTCCAGTGTGTTGGAGACACTTGATTGAGTTTCCTAGACAGCGCCAAAGAAAGGGTGAGAGTGATATAGGGGACGCTActggtgaagaagatgact ATCCATCACTAGAAGACATAACGGTTGAAGGAGTTGCTTTTGCCAGATCACTTATTTCAGATCTCGCACTTGACGTCTTGCTCTATCAGAGCTCGTACAGAGAGGAAATATCGAGAGTTGTCGTAGCAGAGACGAACCGAATTCTAAAACTCTTTCAAGAAAGGAATCCGGAATTTAGAGGAAAAGTACATCTGATGGGCCACTCTTTGGGTTCCGCCATCTTTTTCGACGTTCTCTGTCGCCAAAGGGAGAGGCATCCTGATGAGTCCCGCCACCCACTACGATTCTGGCCATCGCACAACCGACCTGAAATCAGACCAAAGGATGAAGAGCTGGAGTTTAATTTTGAGGCGTCCGACTTTTTCTGTCTGGGTTCTCCTGTTGGTTTGTTTCAGATGCTCAAGGGGAG GACCATTGCTGCACGCCATTCGCCGCATGGTCTACCGTCGGAAAGCCCACTGAACCCAGAGGACACAAACGATCCATTCTTGACGGCTCCCGCAGGCACAGGCATGGATGGCATCTCTCCAGTTAGCGGGTTACCCATGACGGTATCGTCTCCCAAGGCCGAGCAGCTCTTCAACATTTTCCACCCGTCAGATCCAATCAGTTACAGAATGGAGCCTTTGATCTCACCTGCCATGGCTTCTCTAAAACCACAGGCTCTGCCTTATACCAAGAAGGGCATATTCGGAAATGTGGCGCCTCAAGGATTGACAGGCATAGGAGCCAAGGTCGGGCAGAGCGTTAGCGATCTCTGGTCGAGCTTGAGCGCAGGAATTGCcagcaacatcctcaaccgAAGCCTCGGTATTACCAACGAGGAGGTTGCCCGCCTAGCTGCAGAGGAGCATCGTGGAGATAAGAAGGGTGAGGCCGACGTCACCGCCAGCCAAGAGGCTGCGCAACTCTCAGACGAGAGGAAGAGACAGTTGGCGGAAGCGGCAGCTAGAGGACGTCGCGTGAGCGATAATGGTAACACGGTGACCCTGATTGACGATGAGCTGGAGACGCTGTATTCAACGTTTCAGAAACGACATGACTCTGTGCAGCATGACGAGGAAATAGCCCACCTTAATGATGAGTCGCGAAAGGCTCGGAAGCTGCGGctggaagaggccaaggTGCGAGCTTTGAACAGGAATGGCCGAGTTGACTATAGCATTCAGGA AAGCGCCTTGGACTTTAACCCGATTAACACGATTGCATCACACATGAGTTACTGGGCGGACGAAGATGTCAATCATTTTGTTCTATCACAGCTACTTTCTGGAAAACCAGTGGATAAAAAGGGAAAATAA
- a CDS encoding DNA-directed RNA polymerase III largest subunit (similar to Aspergillus terreus NIH2624 XP_001212669.1) yields the protein MINSTEGPVKQQLEDKLPKRFKGIKFGIQSNQDIANQAVLEVSDRLLYDIENNRAPYRHGPLDPRLGTSSKGGKCDTCQDSLQNCIGHFGHVRLPLPAFHIGYLRFIMSILQEICKDCGRVLLEEPDRRSFLKQLRQPFLDNLRRTQICKRINEQCRKSKTCPYCGSVNGQIRKIGVLKLAHDKFSFYNKSTAAKKVPPESKVKFDDSFTDAKRENPELEKHLRKAMEDLNPLRVLNLFKMISPTDCELLGLDPAEGRPEMFIWQFVPAPPVCIRPSVAQDNASNEDDLTTKLADIVWVSGMIRSALQKGSPIQTIMEQWEYLQTQIAMYVNSDVPGLQQPGFGKSTRGFCQRLKGKQGRFRGNLSGKRVDFSGRTVISPDPNLGIDQVAVPQLVAKNLTYPEKVNRQNIEKLRQCVRNGCDVWPGAQGILKKEDDSYYKFNLRFGNRDFAAKQLSYGDVVERHLEDGDIVLFNRQPSLHKLSIMSHVAKIRPWRTFRLNECVCNPYNADFDGDEMNLHVPQTEEARAEAINLMGVKYNLATPKNGEPIIAATQDFITAAFLLSSKDRFYDRKSFSYICMHMMEQGTKIEIPPPAIVAPKALWTGKQIFSVMMRPNKDCPVKINLDAKCRAYKARPGQCPDMDPNDGWLVVRNSEVMCGRMDKSTVGSGKKDSIFYVILRDFGPDEAVIAMNRLAKLCARALTNRGFSIGVGDVFPTETLTIEKENLVSTAYKMCDDLIATFKLGKLDKAPGCNMEQTLENSISGILSKVRQQAGSYCIDTLSRNNAPLIMAQSGSKGSDINVAQMVAVVGQQIIGGQRVPDGFQDRSLPHFHKNARQPPSKGFVKNSFYTGLFPTEFLFHAISGREGLVDTAVKTAETGYMSRRLMKSLEDLSTQYDDTVRTSAGGIVQFQFGADKLDPVDMEGSAEPVNFKRTWSHAETLTWDNEEASMTPSEIRAFCDSMLSVERKRFPRHGLAYGEALDYEDQTDYGIDEHEGARRFLKTIENHVESLASKLDRVRELAGFSGSKMLKATAQDHADRTAKVTSTTLRLFIRMCLEKYKKAHVEPGHAVGAVGAQSIGEPGTQMTLKTFHFAGVAGMSITQGVPRIKEIINASKNISTPVITCPLMNDQQIEAARVVKGRIEKTYISDVLHFVEDEWRPGEGNVVLQIDKSALSDLHLGIGIYDIAESICKQRKLKILREDLSVYGERIVIRVRDASDMPARKTTRTKPALEDSGDMLLRANFLRRALPHVPISGYPEATRAIIQTSEQNTHKVLVEGYGLRECMTTEGVIGTKTRSNNVMECRDVLGIEAARSTIADEISQVMGDMGIDPRHMQLLADVMTYKGEVLGITRFGLSKMRDSVLQLASFEKTPDHLFEAAAGMKTDQIEGVSECIIMGQTMAVGTGAFQVVRRLGIRPGDTAQKKTIFEDAWNSEVTRKKKARRRV from the coding sequence ATGATCAACTCGACAGAGGGTcctgtcaagcagcagcttgaggatAAACTGCCCAAGCGATTCAAGGGCATCAAATTTGGCATTCAGTCCAATCAAGACATTGCCAACCAAGCTGTCCTCGAGGTGTCCGACCGATTGCTGTACGACATTGAGAACAACCGAGCGCCATATCGTCATGGACCGCTGGATCCGAGACTGGGAACGTCAAGCAAAGGCGGAAAATGTGATACCTGCCAGGACTCGCTGCAGAACTGTATTGGCCACTTTGGCCATGTCAGGCTGCCCCTCCCAGCTTTTCACATTGGATACCTCCGATTCATCATGTCTATCCTGCAGGAGATTTGCAAGGACTGCGGAAGAGTATTGCTGGAGGAGCCTGATCGACGGTCCTTCCTCAAGCAGCTACGGCAGCCCTTCCTGGATAATCTTCGTCGAACCCAGATTTGCAAGAGGATCAATGAACAGTGCCGGAAGTCTAAGACGTGCCCATACTGTGGATCTGTGAATGGCCAGATTCGAAAGATTGGTGTTCTTAAGCTCGCGCACGATAAATTTTCCTTTTATAATAAATCTACCGCTGCTAAGAAGGTTCCTCCGGAgagcaaagtcaagtttgacGACTCATTCACCGACGCAAAGCGGGAGAATCCCGAACTTGAGAAACATCTTCGCAAAGCCATGGAGGATCTCAACCCCCTCAGAGTCCTAAACCTCTTTAAAATGATTAGTCCGACAGACTGCGAGCTGCTCGGTCTCGATCCGGCAGAGGGCCGACCCGAAATGTTCATCTGGCAGTTCGTGCCCGCTCCCCCCGTTTGCATTAGACCTTCTGTGGCACAGGACAATGCGAGTAACGAAGACGATCTCACGACCAAGCTGGCGGACATTGTATGGGTCAGTGGCATGATCCGTTCAGCTCTGCAGAAAGGCTCTCCCATCCAGACCATTATGGAACAGTGGGAGTACCTCCAAACCCAGATTGCCATGTACGTTAACAGCGATGTGCCTGGCCTCCAGCAGCCAGGCTTTGGAAAGTCCACCAGGGGTTTCTGCCAACGGTTGAAGGGGAAACAGGGCCGATTTAGAGGCAATTTGTCTGGAAAGCGTGTGGATTTCTCTGGCCGAACCGTCATTTCTCCCGACCCTAACCTGGGCATCGACCAAGTTGCCGTTCCCCAACTCGTCGCAAAAAACTTGACATATCCTGAAAAAGTCAACCGGCAAAACATCGAAAAGCTACGGCAGTGCGTCCGAAACGGCTGCGATGTCTGGCCAGGCGCCCAGGGCATTCTAAAGAAGGAAGACGACAGTTACTACAAGTTCAATCTGCGATTCGGTAACAGAGACTTTGCAGCCAAGCAGCTCAGCTACGGTGATGTCGTCGAACGGCATTTGGAGGATGGTGACATTGTGCTGTTCAACCGTCAACCGTCTCTACACAAGCTTAGTATCATGAGCCACGTGGCCAAGATTCGACCTTGGAGGACGTTCCGTTTGAATGAGTGTGTGTGCAACCCGTATAACGCTGACTTTGACGGTGACGAGATGAACCTCCACGTTCCGCAGACTGAAGAGGCGCGAGCTGAGGCTATTAACCTCATGGGTGTCAAGTACAACCTTGCCACGCCTAAGAATGGAGAACCTATTATTGCTGCCACGCAAGATTTCATCACAGCTGCCTTTTTACTAAGTAGCAAAGATCGATTCTACGATCGTAAGTCCTTCTCATACATTTGCATGCACATGATGGAACAAGGAACCAAGATCGAAATCCCTCCACCTGCCATTGTAGCACCAAAGGCTCTTTGGACGGGTAAACAAATCTTTAGCGTCATGATGAGACCGAACAAGGATTGTCCCGTCAAAATCAACCTCGACGCAAAGTGCAGAGCGTACAAGGCACGACCTGGCCAGTGCCCTGACATGGATCCCAATGATGGCTGGCTCGTCGTTCGCAATTCAGAAGTCATGTGTGGCCGTATGGACAAGTCAACAGTTGGGTCCGGAAAGAAGGACTCTATATTCTATGTTATTCTTCGAGATTTTGGACCAGATGAGGCAGTTATTGCCATGAATCGATTGGCCAAGCTCTGTGCCAGAGCACTCACAAATCGAGGTTTCTCTATCGGTGTCGGTGACGTCTTCCCCACGGAGACACTGACCATCGAGAAGGAAAACCTGGTATCGACAGCATACAAAATGTGTGACGACCTCATTGCGACTTTTAAGCTCGGCAAGCTAGACAAGGCTCCAGGCTGTAACATGGAGCAGACTCTGGAAAATTCCATCTCTGGTATTCTCAGCAAAGTTCGACAGCAGGCCGGTTCTTACTGTATCGACACCCTCAGTCGCAACAATGCTCCCCTGATCATGGCACAGTCTGGTTCCAAGGGCTCCGACATTAACGTTGCGCAGATGGTGGCAGTCGTCGGCCAGCAAATTATCGGCGGCCAGCGAGTTCCTGATGGATTCCAAGACCGCAGTTTGCCACACTTCCACAAGAATGCACGTCAGCCCCCATCAAAGGGTTTCGTCAAGAACAGTTTCTATACTGGCTTGTTTCCCACGGAGTTCCTGTTCCACGCTATTTCTGGCCGTGAAGGTCTGGTTGATACTGCTGTCAAGACTGCCGAAACTGGTTACATGTCCCGACGACTGATGAAATCTTTGGAGGATTTGTCGACGCAGTACGACGACACGGTCAGAACTTctgctggtggcattgtTCAGTTCCAATTTGGAGCCGACAAACTCGATccagttgacatggaagGTTCCGCAGAGCCTGTCAACTTTAAACGGACTTGGAGTCACGCCGAGACGCTCACTTGGGACAACGAAGAGGCTTCCATGACCCCCAGCGAAATTAGGGCATTCTGCGATTCCATGCTCTCGGTGGAGCGAAAACGGTTCCCCAGACACGGATTAGCATATGGCGAGGCTCTTGACTATGAAGACCAGACCGATTACGGCATTGATGAACACGAGGGTGCCCGACGCTTCCTCAAGACTATTGAAAATCATGTCGAGAGCCTAGCGTCTAAGCTTGACCGAGTACGAGAACTGGCTGGCTTCTCCGGTTCCAAGATGCTCAAAGCTACGGCCCAAGATCATGCAGACCGTACTGCCAAGGTGACGTCAACAACACTGCGTCTATTCATCAGAATGTGCCTGGAGAAGTACAAGAAGGCGCACGTGGAACCTGGTCATGCTGTCGGAGCGGTTGGTGCTCAGTCAATTGGTGAACCTGGTACGCAGATGACGCTCAAGACTTTCCATTTTGCTGGTGTCGCTGGTATGAGTATTACGCAAGGTGTGCCGCGTATCAAGGAAATTATCAACGCCTCCAAAAACATCAGTACCCCGGTTATTACATGCCCTCTAATGAATGACCAACAAATTGAAGCAGCCAGAGTTGTCAAGGGTCGTATCGAAAAGACGTACATCTCCGACGTACTGCACTTTGTTGAAGACGAATGGCGTCCAGGCGAGGGCAATGTAGTGCTGCAGATCGACAAAAGCGCTCTGTCGGACCTGCACCTGGGCATTGGCATTTACGATATTGCCGAGTCTATCTGCAAACAGCGCAAACTCAAGATTCTTCGTGAAGATTTGTCTGTCTATGGCGAGAGAATTGTCATCCGAGTCCGAGATGCAAGCGATATGCCGGCGAGAAAAACCACGCGCACCAAGCCTGCTCTCGAGGACAGCGGCGACATGCTACTGCGAGCCAACTTCCTGCGTCGGGCACTCCCACATGTCCCTATTTCCGGCTACCCCGAGGCCACTCGTGCCATTATCCAGACATCCGAGCAAAACACACATAAGGTGTTGGTTGAAGGTTACGGATTGCGCGAGTGCATGACCACAGAAGGTGTCATCGGCACCAAGACTCGCTCCAACAACGTCATGGAGTGTCGTGACGTGCTCGGCATTGAAGCCGCCCGAAGCACCATTGCCGATGAGATTAGTCAAGTCATGGGCGACATGGGTATCGATCCTCGACACATGCAGCTGCTAGCTGATGTCATGACCTACAAGGGAGAAGTGTTGGGTATTACGCGATTCGGTCTGTCCAAGATGCGAGACAGTGTACTACAGCTTGCGTCTTTTGAAAAGACCCCCGACCACTTGTTTGAGGCTGCTGCGGGCATGAAGACGGACCAGATTGAGGGTGTAAGTGAGTGTATTATCATGGGACAGACAATGGCTGTGGGTACTGGTGCGTTCCAGGTTGTCCGACGGCTGGGTATTCGACCAGGAGACACGGCGCAGAAAAAGACTATATTTGAGGACGCGTGGAATTCGGAGGTgacgagaaagaagaaggcaaggagGAGGGTGTAG
- a CDS encoding MFS general substrate transporter (similar to Glarea lozoyensis ATCC 20868 XP_008080545.1), with protein sequence MAPQSLTRLLSELGLTTLHACPLDIHLLILQRFTRLFAYGASTLILVSYLQSLGNSRTQSGLFMTLTLTGDILISFVLTLTADKIGRKTTLAAGAILMSLSGVVFALFQNYWILLAAAVFGVISPSGNEIGPFRAVEESIVAHLTTPEARSDVYAWYSLLGTAGTAFGMMVCGWVTHVLVKGGWEIEEAYRVIFWGYAVLGALKLLFTLGLSRAVEAEEVDVETEPLLNRETQVKRSWRSLVPHVSAESRAIAVTLCLLFALDAFASGLAPLSWVTFYFRSRFNIEEGRLGSIFFTTSLISAASVIVASSISKRLGNVKTMVFTHLPSSVFLALIPLPSNVSLSLTLLALRACTQSMDVAPRSAFLAAILLPSERTAVMGLVNVVKTSAQSVGPLITGVLANHDLFWVSFVCAGSLKVCYDLGLLAVFKNRERQRARDEETR encoded by the exons ATGGCACCCCAATCACTCACCCGCCTCCTCTCCGAACTCGgcctcaccaccctccacGCCTGCCCCCTCGACATCcacctcctcatcctccaacgCTTCACCCGCCTCTTCGCCTACGGCGCCTCAaccctcatcctcgtcagcTACCTCCAGTCCCTCGGCAACTCCCGCACCCAATCCGGGCTCTTCATGACGCTCACCCTCACAGGCGACATCCTAATCAGCTTCGTCCTCACCCTCACCGCCGACAAGATCGGCCGGAAAACCACCCTCGCCGCCGGCGCGATCCTCATGTCCCTAAGCGGCGTTGTCTTCGCCCTCTTCCAAAACTACTGGATCTTACTTGCCGCGGCGGTGTTTGGCGTGATTTCCCCGAGCGGTAATGAGATTGGTCCGTTTAGAGCCGTGGAGGAGAGTATCGTTGCGCATTTGACTACGCCAGAAGCGAGGAGTGATGTGTACGCCTGGTATAGTTTGCTGGGGACGGCGGGGACGGCGTTTGGGATGATGGTGTGCGGGTGGGTGACGCATGTTTTGGTGAAGGGGGGATGGGAGATTGAAGAGGCGTATAGGGTCATCTTTTGGGGGTATGCTGTGCTGGGggcgttgaagttgttgttTACGTTGGGGTTGTCGAGGGCcgtggaggcggaggaggttgatgtcGAGACGGAGCCGTTGCTGAATAGGGAGACGCAGGTgaagaggagctggaggTCGTTGGTACCGCATGTTTCTGCGGAGAGTAGAGCCATTGCCGTTACTTTGTGTCTCTTATTTGCCCTGGATGCCTttgcgtctggtttggcgcCATT ATCGTGGGTCACATTCTACTTCCGCTCCcgattcaacattgaagaaggcCGTCTCGGGTCCATATTCTTCACCACGTCTCTCATATCAGCTGCGTCTGTCATCGTCGCCTCGTCTATCTCCAAGCGCCTCGGAAACGTCAAA ACAATGGTGTTCACACACCTCCCCTCATCCGTCTTCCTAGCCCTCATTCCTCTCCCCTCAAAcgtctctctctccctcACGCTGCTCGCCCTCCGAGCCTGCACGCAGTCCATGGACGTCGCCCCCCGATCAgccttcctcgccgccataTTGCTGCCCTCTGAACGGACCGCAGTAATGGGACTAGTGAACGTGGTTAAAACGAGTGCGCAGAGCGTAGGGCCGCTCATCACGGGTGTCCTGGCGAATCATGATTTGTTCTGGGTCAGTTTTGTGTGCGCCGGTTCGTTGAAGGTGTGCTATGATTTGGGGTTGCTGGCTGTTTTCAAGAACAGAGAGCGACAACGGGCTAGAGATGAGGAGACGAGATGA
- a CDS encoding heterokaryon incompatibility protein (similar to Metarhizium robertsii ARSEF 23 XP_007822967.2), protein MSWTTAGTSTPVLCQECQRFVQDGYRESNHYGILGHLKLSAEPINHPACSLCVLLWASIQAQYSASVSTSSVDTILNSEYVLDLVYGHYSRPPKVQIRGAVMMDGTRPVLSTLDATPIQIRQLDLSIHNPNRPAASGNTWTPQIKETVLTWLGTCNNEHPWCGRIEPKAAPTRLVDISDPDNYRLVETKAGQKELYVALSYVWGEKKDKNDSIHKLKLKKAIRGDLKRGIKPHLLTASLREGITVARDLGLRYIWIDALCILQDDDDDWKNAAVEVPEVYGNAALTITIGKSHDSREGFFNKLQPVDLPYQVNGTACRLEISLATSRAIGPTDQRAWCFQESILSRRNLVFGIGQVFLRCRKRKDFQDGSDDPHMFEEPAIEHDWILPHPPDARRGGSNGSRRTQEDVARGWYRIAQQYSIRDMYDPFDCYAALAGIARRCEKALAKAARDGKPPRYLAGVWETDTFQHALMWRRSLEAESADHCRPLVWPVSSKGPGTLPVPVQRAPSWSWMSVVGRMTFHCAPILSTGATTSMFHRIPCCGPANRGGAWSRGTWGIKTQLETKEIQRSLPLKIDVLGRLHRVRATKGVVRNFMMDLKVGEVRHPHGTITSVEQENLKEHGVVLQDLGNPHDEKGIALALFDQWVDRNSIAGTEFWALPVLTLSMGDGRSHVPSEGLLLSTNRQGVYSRVGVFWIRDAEVFMNAKEQVVSIE, encoded by the exons ATGTCCTGGACTACTGCTGGAACGTCGACTCCAGTGCTGTGCCAAGAGTGTCAGCGCTTTGTTCAAGATGGTTATCGCGAATCTAATCACTATGGCATTCTTGGACATCTGAAGTTGTCTGCAGAGCCGATAAACCATCCTGCCTGTTCTCTCTGTGTTTTGTTGTGGGCAAGTATACAGGCACAATACTCAGCGTCTGTTTCCACGTCTAGTGTCGACACTATTCTCAACTCTGAATATGTATTGGACTTGGTTTATGGCCACTATTCGCGGCCTCCCAAAGTCCAGATCAGGGGAGCGGTTATGATGGACGGAACCCGGCCAGTCCTAAGTACCCTCGACGCTACTCCCATACAGATTAGGCAATTGGACCTTTCGATACATAACC CAAATcggccagcagcctcagGGAACACCTGGACTCCTCAAATCAAGGAAACCGTCTTAACCTGGCTCGGGACATGCAACAACGAACATCCGTGGTGCGGCAGAATCGAGCCGAAAGCAGCACCGACGAGACTAGTGGACATTAGTGACCCAGATAATTATAGACTGGTTGAAACCAAAGCCGGCCAGAAAGAGCTATATGTGGCCCTATCATATGTCTGGGGcgagaagaaagacaaaaacGATAGCATCCATAAGTTGAAGCTAAAGAAGGCGATCCGAGGCGATCTGAAAAGGGGCATCAAACCACATCTTCTCACGGCGTCCCTTCGCGAAGGCATAACGGTGGCGCGGGACTTAGGCCTCCGATACATATGGATAGATGCTCTTTGCATCCTTcaggacgacgacgacgactggAAGAATGCAGCAGTAGAAGTCCCCGAAGTCTATGGCAACGCAGcactcaccatcaccattggGAAAAGCCACGACAGCCGCGAGGGATTCTTCAATAAGCTTCAGCCCGTTGACCTTCCATACCAAGTGAACGGCACAGCATGCCGCCTTGAAATCAGTCTGGCCACCAGTCGTGCCATTGGCCCGACAGACCAACGAGCCTGGTGTTTCCAAGAATCCATACTGAGCAGGCGCAACCTCGTCTTCGGAATAGGACAAGTCTTCCTGCGGTGTCGTAAACGCAAGGACTTCCAAGACGGCAGTGACGATCCACACATGTTCGAAGAGCCGGCCATCGAGCACGACTGGATTCTGCCTCATCCTCCTGACGCACGTCGCGGAGGAAGCAACGGGTCACGTCGCACGCAGGAGGATGTCGCACGCGGTTGGTACCGCATCGCCCAGCAGTACTCCATTCGAGACATGTACGATCCTTTCGACTGTTATGCCGCGCTTGCAGGTATCGCGAGGCGGTGCGAGAAAGCTCTAGCCAAAGCGGCGAGGGATGGGAAACCCCCGAGATACCTCGCTGGAGTATGGGAAACAGACACATTTCAACATGCTCTCATGTGGCGGCGGAGTCTTGAGGCCGAATCTGCAGACCATTGTCGACCTCTCGTATGGCCGGTTTCCTCAAAGGGACCTGGTACTCTCCCTGTTCCTGTTCAACGAGCACCTTCGTGGTCGTGGATGTCTGTCGTCGGCCGAATGACCTTTCACTGTGCCCCGATACTAAGCACCGGCGCAACTACATCCATGTTTCACAGAATACCTTGCTGTGGCCCTGCAAATAGGGGCGGCGCTTGGAGTCGCGGCACCTGGGGCATCAAAACGCAGCTCGAAACCAAAGAGATCCAACGGTCTTTGCCCTTGAAGATTGATGTGCTGGGCCGTCTTCATCGAGTGCGAGCCACGAAAGGCGTTGTCCGCAACTTCATGATGGACCTCAAGGTCGGAGAGGTTCGCCATCCCCATGGCACCATCACGTCTGTGGAACAAGAAAACTTGAAGGAACATGGTGTTGTGCTGCAAGATTTGGGTAACCCACATGACGAAAAGGGCATTGCTCTGGCGCTCTTTGATCAGTGGGTTGATCGTAATTCGATTGCTGGCACCGAGTTTTGGGCTCTGCCGGTTTTGACTCTTTCCATGGGGGATGGGAGATCGCATGTACCAAGTGAGGGTTTGCTGCTTTCGACGAACAGGCAGGGTGTGTATAGCAGAGTGGGTGTCTTTTGGATTAGGGATGCCGAGGTGTTTATGAATGCAAAGGAACAAGTTGTTTCTATTGAGTAG